The window ACGGGAGGAGTAAACATGACTGATCCCGAGACCCCTGAGGTACTGCTGCTTTTCCTCCGAGCCCGACGTGGCGTAAATCTCCGCACCACGCCAGCGCGCGATCTCGATGGCGGCCATGCCGAGACCTCCCGAGGCGTGATGTATCAGCACCCTCTCGCCACGTTGGAGATTTGCGATGGTGACCAAACCATGGTAGGCAGCCAGATAAACGACCGGCACCGCCGCCATGTCCATTCCGAAGCCCTGAGGTATCCTGACCGCAAAGCCTTCGTCAATGGTCGCGATACTGCGAAAGCCTCGCGTCAACACGGCAATAATGCGGTCTCCGGCGGCAAAGGCGCTGCCTGGGCCGGCTCTCAACACCACTCCCGCACACTCCATCCCAAACTCCCCTTCGTTGTACGTCCCCTCGACCGCTCCGGGGTGAAGTCTGCCCTCGACCTTGAGGAGATCCTTGTAATTCAGCGCGCTCGCATGGATGCGCACCTCGATCTGCCCGGGACCCGGGTCCACCCGCTCCGATGGTTCATAGTACAGCGAGTCGATCTTTCCCTTGATTCCGACCTGAAGCTCGACCGGTTCATCAAGAGAGCGAGTCTCGACGTGGACCGCTGAGTTTCCTTCGTCGAGAGACTCCAGGATGTTCTCCAGTCGCTCTCCGGCACGATAGGCGATCTCGCCATTGCTGCCGGCGGCCAGTTCGTCAAGCACCGCCTGCGACCCGGCGGAGTCCAGGTCGATGGAACGGAAGCGTATCGCGTCGTATTCATTCTGGGCGACCATGCCGATGGCATTGAGGGAAAATGCCAGCCAGTTCGTGATGATCTCGCCATCATTCACCGCCTTCGCGCCGACTGTGACCGAGGTGATGTCGACCACCGGTTCAGGCATCATGGCTGCCGCCTGCAATAGAGCGACCAGACGCTCGGACAACTCCGACGCCGCCAGGATGTCCTCCATCACCTGCCCGCCGGACCCCCAGAGCAGGATGATCCGCCCCCGGTTGGCGAGAGCGGCCGCGCCAAGTATTGAGGAAAAATCTCCCCGGCTCGCTCCTCCCGCAAACTCCCGCACGATCAGTTCTGACCCCGGTAACGCCGCCGAGAGCTCGTTAGCCAATGCGAGATCGGAATCCCGGGGGTCGGCAAGTATGACGGCTCCGGAAACGGACTCCCTGCTCTCTCCCGAGAGCGGAGCCTGTTTCCAATGGAGCTGATAGTAGGGTGATTCCGCAGATTCACCGGCTTTCATGTCGATGGCTTGAAGCGACATATGCCGCCCATGAGCATGCACGACGCCCTGGGCATCCATCAGCCAGACGTGAGCCACCAGCCGAGACGAGGTTCGCGATGTCAGCTCGCCGTAGACAAACAGCTCTTTCGAGCCGGGACGGGAATGATACTCAAACTGCTCGATGGAAAATGGCACGTACAGCCCGGCCATCCCCGAACGGTACAGAATGGGCTGGATCGCCGCGTCAAAGAGCGTCGGATGGAGGAAATGCGTCTCGTCAGCCAGAGTATCCGAGGCATCGAGCCTCAACAGATAGCTATCCTCGCCGATCCAGATATCCCTCGTCGGGCGAAAGGTCGGGCCATAATGGAGTCCCCGGCGTGATAGATCGTCGTAAAAGGCCTCACGATCCACCGGCGTCGCGCATTTCGCCTGAAGCGCAGCGAGATCAAGCTTCCTGGCAACTGGTTGGGCCTGAGGCAGCAAACGCCCGCGACAGTGACGCAAGTTCCCAATCTCCTCTCCCTCCGTGCGGCTCGAAATGGAAAAACGCCCCTCCTCTGAGTCGTACTCTGTCACGAGATACTGGAGCTTGGAGTAATCCACCACCAAGACGCGCTCAAAGCTGACGTTTTCGAGTACGACGGCAACGCTGGAGTTCACCTGCTTGTTCAGGCTGATCGCCGCCTCGATGTATCCCATACCGGCAAAGACCGTCTGATCTTGCACGCCATGATCGAAGAGAAACGGGAAGTAGTTGCGATTGATCTCCACCTCCCAAGTGGGATTGAGTGCGATGAGCGAGCGGTTCAAATAAACCGGCCCCGGCAGACCGAGACGCTCCATTTTGGATCGCTCCGACTCCACCCACAACGTCTCACGCTGCCACGGATATTGCGGCCCCGGTAGAAATACGCCATGCGCCGGCGCGAGCGCCGCCCAGTCGGGATCGTATCCCGCACAGTACAACTCCCCTATCGTTGAAAGCAGGCGAGCCATCTCCGGCTCAGCCCGGCGCAACGAGACAAAACACCGCACCTTTTGCTCCAGATGCGCAGCGCATTCCTTGATCGAGTTGCCGAGCACCGGATGCGGCCCCACCTCGAGGAATGAGGCAAAACCGTCCTCGATCAGTGCCTGGATCGCTGCGGCAAACCGCACCGGCTGGCGGACGTTGTGCCACCAGCACTCAGCCGACCATTCCTCGGCGGGAATGATCCTTCCATAACCGGTCGAGTACAGGGGAATACGCGCCGGTTTTGGCGCCAACCCGGACAGCGCGGTGAGCAGGGGCTCGCGCAGCGGCTCCATCTGCGGACTGTGATAGGCGACCTCGACGCGCAGGAACTTGTTGAAGATTCCGCGCTCCTCCAGACCGGCGGCAATGGCTTTGAGCTGTTCGGTGTCGCCCGACAAGGTGACTGCGTTGAAACTATTAACAGCCGCAATGGACACCCCGGGAGCGTTCCCCAGCAACGCCAGAGCGTCTGCCTCGGGCAATCCCACCGCCAACATGGCCCCCTGCCCGGCAGCGCTTTGCTGGAGCTGGCTGCGATAGTAGCTCACGCGGACCGCTTCCTCGAGAGAGTAGACCCCGGCGACGTAGCTTGATGCCACCTCGCCTACGCTATGGCCAACGACTGCCGAAGGATGAATCCCATACGATGCCCACAAGCGAGTGAGCGCCACCTGCAGGGCGAAATTCGCGGGCTGAGCCAGTTCTGTCCTCGCCATGCGGGACGAAGCCTCATCCGCCATCATCGCTTCCTTGAGCGACCACCCGGCGAGGGGTTGGAAGATCGCGTCGATCTCATCAAGCGTCTGCTCCACGATGGGCTGGGTCTTGACGAGCTCCTGTCCCATTCCCCACCACTGAGGCCCCATTCCGGTATAGACAAAGACCAGCCCCGCCCCGGGCTCTGCTGATCCCGCTCCTGTCACGAGACCATCGTGAGCCTCTCCGGTCGATGCGGCAATGAACTGCGCCCGCAAGGTTTCAAGGCTGGAAGCCAGTGCCACTCCGCGAAAGTTCAAGTGGCTGCGACGATGCGCCGCGGTATGGGCAAAATCTTCCAGCGTTCCATATCCCGGCTGTCCCAGCAAAAAGGCAAACTTACCCGCGAGATCCCGCAAAGCCTTGTCACTTTGCGCAGAAAACGGGATGACCCTCACCGCGCTTCCGCCGTCGGCGGCGGGGACGGCTTTTCGATCTGGCGCCGACTCCAGCAGGACATGGGCATTCGTTCCTCCATAGCCAAAGGAATTGATCGCCGCATAAACCGTCGGCTTCTCGGCCGGAGCCGGCAGGGCCTTGGTCTCCTTGGCCACTTCGACGCAATACTCCGAAAAGGGGATGTTTGGATTGGGCTTCTTGAAGTGAAGATTCTTTGGCACCTGACGGTTTTTCAGGATGCCGATAGTCTTGAGCACTCCCGCCACCCCGGCGGCTGCCTCGAGGTGTCCGATATTGGATTTCACCGATCCGACAATAAGATTGCGGGATCTTCCCTCGGAGAAGCTGCGATGGAGCGCTCCGAGCTCTGCGGAATCGCCCGCCTGCGTGCCAGTGCCATGCGCCTCGACATAATCCACCTCCGCGACCGGCACCCCTGCTGTGCTGTAAACCTTTCGGATCAGTTCCTCCTGGGCAGCACTATTAGGAAGCGAGATGCCATCCGTATGACCGTCCTGGTTGACCCCGCTGGCCCGGACCACGGCGTGAATCTGGTCTCCGTCCGCGAGAGCATCCTCCAGCTTTTTCAAGAGCAGCACGCCCGCTCCTTCTCCACGCCCATAACCGGCCGCCGTTTCGTCAAAGGTATGGCACTCACCATGAGGCGAAAGGAAATGCCCCTTGCTCATGATGATCGGAAATTCCGGACGTGTCATCACGTTCACCCCTCCCGCGAGAGCCATGCGGCACTCTCCAAGGAGCAGACTCTGGCACGCATAGTGCAAGGCGACCAGCGAGGATGAGCAGGCTGTATCCATCGTCACACTCGGGCCGCGCAGATTGAAGGCATGCGACAGGCGGTTGGAGAGTACCGTCATCATCACCCCGCCCGCAGAGTGCGCATTGACCAGATGCCGGTTGGAGGGCTGCGCCTGCATGACCATGTGATCCAGGCAGAAGCCGCCGACAAAAACACCCGTGCTCGATCCCGACATCTTGTGCAGGGGATAACCCGCGTCTTCAAAAGCCTCCCAAGCCGACTCGAGCAGCAAGCGCTGCTGCGGATCGAGGGACTCCGCCTCACGCGGAGACATTCCAAAAGCAAGCGGATCGAACTGGCGGACGTCCTGATCCAGATAGGAAGCCTTCGCGGCGTAGCTCTTGCCCGGTCGGTTCTGATCCTCGTCGTAGTATTGCCGCCAGTCCCAGCGGTCTTTCTTCAGCGCCTTCGACGCGCTGCCGCCTCGCACCAGAAACTTCCAGAATGCGGCGAGGGATGTCGCGGAAGGAGGCATGCGACATCCTGCGCCAACGATCGCAATCCTCCGGTCACTTTGGGGTTCCAAACTCACCCGGGCACCTAACCAATTCCGGAACCTCTCTCCAAGTCCGAACAGAATCTCTCGACGTCATTCCCGGCATGGTCAAAAACATCAAACTTTTTCTCCACCCCGAAACTAAGCTTATTTTATTAGCTGTCGCCTATATCATTCCCCTCCAATCGACTCGCATTCTCTCCAAAGTCACGTCCATGTCGGGAACAACGAATCCCCCACCTCGAATCACACCCGTTGATTACTTTCTTATTAATCGTAAAAATCATTCCAGATTCCTAAATTACCTCCTCCGCCCGCCCCGCAGCCCCTCCCCAAGCGGAAATCCCTCCCTCAGCAGGGAGCAGTCACATCTCCTGCCACCGGCATTCTCCACCCTTCTGAGACTAAGCCATCCCCCATTCCCATCACATAGTTCCAGCCGTCGCATACACGAAAAAACCGCCCCCATGGCAGCGACATCCGCCCGGGATTCAAGCCATATCTGGAAGCTGACTGAGCCGTCTGGCTGAGAATTATTTCATTCGGATAAAGAATGCATTCCTCTTCGCAATCTCGCCTCGCGCCTCAGGAATCCGCCCAGGAAGTCCGTTTAATAAATAAACCACAAATCACTCATCGAAAGCAATTTACATCGCACCCAAAATTCCCAACTTGCGTACACGCACGTATTTTATCAGATATCACGGAATATCGCCAAAAAAGGAAATTTCGGGTTTTTTGTTGCCAAGGTTACACTTCGATGAATTGATGTAAGTCACGTCACTCTGAAAGCTTTAGTCATGTCCACTTCTCTCGATCTCCCGCGCATTTTGATGATCGATGATGAGCCCGACCTGCCTCAGATCGTTGAGAACCTCCTTGTGGATATTTGCACCGTGGAAGGATACCCCACCGGAGAGCTCGGCATCGAGGCGGCTGCGAGGAAAATTTTCCCTGTTGCGATAGTCGATCTTCAAATCAAAAGTCCCCAGGGATCGCAAGTCCTCCAGGGGATAGAGATCATGGAGTCCATCCGACGATCTTCGCCCTTCACACAGATCATCATCCTTACCGCCAACGCCTCCATGGAATCGGCCATCTCGGCGGTAAACCAAGGCGCGTTTCAGTACCTCGTGAAGCCTTTTCTCCGTGCTCCGCTGCGCAAGACCATCTCGGAAGCCCTGAAGGCGTATGAAGCCGCCTTGCTGGCCGATGAACGGCTTTCGCTGACCAACGGTCATTTCCAGTCCTTCGGCCTCACTCCTCGTCTGGCCGACATTGCCGAAGGCATCCTCGACGGGCAGACCAATGAGGAGATCGCAAAAAGGCTCAAGATCGCCGACCGCACCGTGGAAAAGCACGTGGAGCGCCTGCTCGCCCACTTTGGCATACACAGCCGTTTCCTGCTGGAGTCCAAACTGATCAAGATGCTCCGCCAATTGCGAAAAAGCGACTCCTGGTCGTTCACGCGAGGGGAATACCAGCGAAGCGAGCCAGACGGAGACGTCTAGCCGTCCGGTCGCGGATGCCGCAAAAATACCGACCGCGTCCACGAGAGATCTTCTCGCGATCCTTTCCCATTAACACGGCGCGATGAACGCCGTTTGCTAAGCTAATTTTCCCCGCTCCGCCACCCTAAGAAACCAGCGATACGAGGGGCGCCGGTTCGATGGCAGGAGCAAAGACTGTCCTGGTCGGGGGCTTGGTCCAGCCTGTCGATAGTTCGCTCCACATCTTCTCCTCCGCAAAAGCCCGTATGCTTTGCTGCTCGATGCCGCCGATGTGAAGCTCTCCGGGTTGCTCTGGAGTAGGGATGAGATACTCGCCCTCGATGGAGTGAATCTGGGCTATTTCGAAAGCCGTATTGGAAATCACCGTTTGTTGGCCGGCAATGTCGAGATCACACAAAAAAACCGGTTCATCTCGCAAGCGGGCCAGGACTGCGTCCAGAAGATACTTGCGCAGTGCGGAAGAATCACTGCACGAGGCAAAAATGCGCTCCCCCTTCGCATCCCGATGAACGATCTGCTTGCCAGCCCAGCGAACAGCACCCGCCGATCCGCGGATCTCCATCACCGGTCCCAACTCCCGGGCACAGCTATGCCCCACCCAAAAATAGACATCGGCGCCAGAGTCCGTTCCGATCCGAAAACACGCCGTGTCGCAACTCTCAATCTGCCGGGCGCGATACAACTCCGCCTCGAGTGAAACGGGAGAGCCCGCACGCAAAACCTTCTCTCCGGTAAAAAAGATCATGAGGTTCAGCCAATGCGCCAGCGCGTTGTTAAATGGCGCATCAAGGACCCATCGCCCTTTGACCCGAATGCGCCCCGCCCAATCATTGCGGCAGTAATACGCCCCGTCCCTCGGCCAGAGTCCCAGACATTTTACCGCCTGGAGCTCTCCCACGAGTCCTTCGCACAGAGCACGTTTCAGCAACATCGTTTCCGGCGCATACATATGCTGGTACGCCACCGCCACAAACCGTCCGCTCCGGGCCTCCGCGAGCTTCATTTGCTCAACCTCGGCGATGGTCGCCGCGGCCGGCTTCTCGAGCAGCACGTTCCACCCCACCTCGAGGGCCGCCAGTGTCATTGGCGCGTGGAGATGGATGCCCGTGGGGATGATGCAGAGGTCGACCCGCCCCCCCTCGGCCTCCAGCATGTCCTCATACCGGGAGTAAATCCGACATCCCGCCCGCCTGAGTCCCGCACATTTCAGGGGCTCTGCCTCTTGATTGATCACGGTGGCTGCGACCAGATCGAGCCCCCCTGCGGCGGCTCTTGTCACCAGGTCCTCGTAATAGACCCCGGCGAATCCAGATACGCCGACAAGAGCGATACGCGGTTTCATGGCTTAACCAGTTGAGCCGTTTCTGGCGACGTGTCCTTGAGTCCCGCAGCCACAAACCCGGCTATCTGCCGCGCCCCCTGCTCGGTGAAATGTGATCGGTCCGTGTCCGATACGGTAATACCCACGGAGCCTGACTCCCCGATTTTCTCGAAATACTCGCCGCTGACTGCATAGAGATCGATGAGGGGCACATTCATCTTTTCGGCCACCTTTCTCGTCGCGGCTGCATATGGCGCCAATTCCGTGGAGGGTTTGCCATCCGCGCCATACATCCGGCGATGCACCGGCGTCACCAGGACCGGTGTGATTCCGGCATGCCTGGCTTCGGTGATAAATCGCTCGAGGTTCGCGGTGAACTCCCCATCCGCCTTGGTGGACTCGGGTTTGTCCGGCGCGTGGGAGTCATTGTGCCCAAACTGGATAAGCATGTATTTCGCTCCGCTGCCCACGGCCTTTTGCCAGTTTCCCGTATCCGGGAATGTCTTGGTGCTGGCCCCACAGACGGCCAGGTTCATGACTCGGGAATCCTCCACAAGATATTCCGGCAATAGCTGCCCCCATCCCCGGGCAGGCTTTTCCTTCGCCCAATCTGCCACCGTGGAATCCCCCACCAATACCACCACGGTCTCCGCCTTTGCTCCCATTGGAACACTCGTCGAGAGCAGGAAGATCCCAGCGCATGCTCCAAGGCATCTGAAAAATGTCATGATATTTAAGTAACGACAAATACCGTTACTTATCAATCAGAAATAAAAAATCCCCCGCGTGGGAATAATTGAAAAATGACAGAACTAGACGGAAACTACCGATCCTTTGACAGATAACCGCCCAGGCACGCGAACCTCCACCGGAGTGCGGCGCGGCAGACCGGGCCAGGCGAGCAACAGGTCGGCCGCCATTTTTCCCATCAGGGTCCAGTCTGGGGAAAAGGATGTTAATCTCCGGGAAGCAGGAGCCGTATCATCAAAGGAAACCATGCTGCAATCCCGAGGCAGCTCCCAACCCTTGGATTCGAAGTAATCCATCGCCGCACCAGCCAGACTGTCACTCGCAAATGCAATCGCCGAACCCTTGGGAAGACTCTCCAGGACTGCGGGCCGGGGATCGGTTTCGAGATTCCATGTGGCAACTTCCACGGGCAGTCCATTCTTCCGCATGACCCACTCGTAACCTCTCTCTCGCTCCAGAAAGATCTGGGTTAGCGGCTCCTCCTCGCGGATGAACAGCACCCGGCGGTGCCCATGCTCCACAAGATGGTTCACCGCATCCCTCATGCCCCCAAAGTTATCTGCCGTAATACGCGGAAGATCAATGCCTTCCGAGTAGCTGCTCACGGCTATCGCGGGGATGTCCCCGAGACTCCGCACGGTTTCCGCCGTGTAGCGCCCGAAAAGGAAAACCGCCTCCACGCTACGGTTACGCACAGCAGCCGGCACCTCCGACATCGAGGGCATCTCAATCGCCGTCTCGGTGTTGAGCGCCTTGCACTGCTGATGCAGACCGAAAAAAATGAGCCGCCTCACTCCGGAAGCCAGCGGATCAACCTGGGAGGCTCCATAGAATACAACCGCCGCCCGCCGCAGTGTGGACGACGGCTTTGGCGTGCGAAGACGGGTGTAGCCGAGTTCGCGAGCCTTTTCCAGGATGCGCTCCTTCGTAGCCTCCGCCAGATCGGGATGGTTCCGCAACGCCCGCGAAACCGTAATCACCGACACTCCCAACTCGTTGGCAATCTTTGCCTGATTGATCCGCATGCCCCGCAAGGTATCCACCCGGACCGATCAGGCCAACAAAATTAGCAATTGACAATTGTCGGTAATTTTTAATGTACTACCGATTATTCGATATGAAAATCACCCTCCTGAAGACAATCATTTTGGCCGTTTCTGTTTTCGGAATCGCCACCTCCCCCGCAGCAACCATCCTTTTTACCGATACACTCCCCACCTCGGACGTGATCCGGTCCAACACCGGCGCGAAAACCGGCGACATTCAGGTGCGAAACTATGGATCAACGCCCACCAGTAATAATCGGTGGGTCGGCGTTGGCTTTTCCACGATATCCGCAATCAGCCTGGATAAGGTGACGTTCTTTATCGCCTCCAATGGCACCCCCACCGCCACGGCACTGGGGGCGAGCATGACGATTTCCATTGTGTCCCTTGCCAGCTTGACCGCCTCCCCGTCGGCTCCCTTCACTCCGCTCTATTCCGAATCCGCAACGGTCCCGACCACCTACAACAACGAAAGCTACATAACCTTCGATCTTGCGAGTTCTTACTCACTTTCCGCCAACAGCTATTACGGAGTACTCGTCTCCTTCGATACCAACGCCAATAACAGGGCGATGAACTTTACCCAAGTGTCCAGCACCGGCGGAAAGTCGGGCATCGGCGACACCTTCTACACGGCAGATCAGGGCGCGACCTACACCAACAACACCGCCGCACTGAACTTCGTGGCTCAATCCGTCCCGGAACCATCGACCACGGCGCTACTCGCCATCGTCGGAGGAGCCGCCATCGCGAGCATCTATCGCTCCCGCAGGCGTTCTGCGAAAGCTTAAGGGAATACTGATACACTTTCAGGAGGATGGCAGGACCGGGAGAAACACCTGGTCCTGCTCTTTTCCTTTTCGGGGAAGTCCTTCCAGGCCGGTCCTGAAGATATAAATCCTCTTCCAGGAGATACTCTCCCCGGATTCCGCTCGGAACACCCCAAAGATCTCCGGAGCAAGGAATCCATCCTTCACAAAGATCGACAGGCGCGACACCGGCAACAGGGCGGTCACCGTCACCTCCCGCCGGCCATCCGAGCACCTCGCCCAGCCCAGCAATGGCCGATCCCTCTGCTCTGCGGTGAAATAAAGAGGCGCAGCAGGCGTTTTTTCAAACCGCATCCCTCCCTCGACGGCTCTGGCCGTCCTCAGCCACTGAATGCCAGGACGCAATGAAGTGGCAAACACCCATGGCAGGCCGCGCTCCATGCAGAGCCAGTTGTGATTGTACTGGTCGAAGCTTATGCGCTCGCGGCCGGTATTTTGAAATTCATAAGAAATCTCCACCCGGCCCCCCGAGGAATCGACCGAGATCTTCTTGCGATAGAGATATCGCCACCGCCCGGCGTCGAGGCGCTGCTCAAAGACCGCCTGCAAGGCCGATCTCTCAACCAGCTCCGTCGTCGCAGGCAGCAGCACCGGATACGGATCCCAGAATCGATATGGCGTCACGCGCATGCGCCGCAGCAGCCCGACACCGATCTTGAGAAAGCCTCCCTCAAAGCCCCCGTCATAGCCAGGAGGCGGCGACCAGCGGGAACTGAACTCATCGATCAACCCCTCCTCGCCCAGGAACTCCACCCCTCCGCTCTCCACCCGATCCACCCGGATCGGATCAAAGCGCGGGCCGTACTTTTCCCTCAGCCCTTCCGCATCCGCCGCCACATGAGCACGGAACGATCCGTCGCCCAGCCAGAAACCGCCATCGCTCCGCGCTTCCGCTGCAACCCCCAGGGGCAGCAGCCACAAAAGCGCGAGGCGAGGCCAGACTAGCACGGCCACCTCAGAGCGGAGGCAGGGATTTATCGGAGGGAACCAACTCCAGCAGCGTATCGTTCGCCGTGCGGAAATTGCTCGCTCCGCCATCCTTCGTGGAAAGCAGGAAGACTCGCGCAGCCGACGGTTGATCCGGCAGCGGAAGCTCCAGAGTGATGTAGAGATTGGGTCCATCCCAGGCCGCGCGCACCTTTGTGTTTTCGGCACTGAAGTCTGGATTCTTGAAAAGCACATACGGCGATTTACCCTGTGCGGTTTCCAGAGCAACCATCAGGTCCACACCTTGCACCCCTTCGTCCTGACGGCCGGTCGCCGTATCGTTATCGATGTCGAGGTAGAGACAGAAAGATGAGCGGTCAAGGACCGGTGGGTGGTCGAAACGTATCTCAAAAAGCAGCCTGTCCTTACCCACCACCTCGCCGCGAATCATACGGACCTGCGAGGCTTTTTCTGTGTTTGCCTCGGGCGTTTGAACTTTTGCCGTGCTTTCAAAGAGGATGTTCATCTCCTTGAAAGGAGCCGTCCCGCCCAGCGCCAGTTTTTCCGCCAATTCCTCCTTCGACTCCGCCAGAGCCGATGAAGCCGTCAGAGAAAAAAGCACACAACCAGCCAGAAAGGCCATCAGAGGGGAATTTTGATGCATAAAGAAAAGATAACGGTAATTATCATTATATTCAATGAAGTTTTTCGTCACCATTCTCTATATTTTATCTTTTTAGCGCCTCTCTGCATCACCTTTCTCACCCTCTGGTAGAGGGATAAAGCGAGGAATGGAGGCAAAATCTTTGACACACCTTTATTGTCGGTATATTTAACGGTAATTCCTTCCATGATTCTCTCCCGAGCGCCCTTGGTATTGTCTTTTCTTGTCGCCTGCGCCCTCATCGTCGACGCGCAGGACGACGCCTATCGCTTTCAGAACGAATGGGTGAAATACGAGTCGTCAGACAATCTCGGGCTGACCGCCGACAAGCTGGAAAAGACTGCTCCGTTTTCCTTTCCCCGCCCAAGACCTGCGGTCCCTTTCGGCATAGAGCCGTTTGCTGATCCGACGCCGGAAAAGGGGGCAGGCCTCACGGATCGCGTCCCAGTGACATTCACCGAGGAGTCAGGCGTCGGACGGGAGGCCAGTGTACGCTTTGGTTTTCCCCTGCCGAAGGGAGCCATCTTCGAGAAAGCCGGAGCGCGATTTTCGGATGCGAAGGGTTCTCCCCTGCCCGCTCAATTCACGGTGACCTCCCGCTGGCCCGACGGCAGCATTCGCTGGCTGCTTATCGAGAGCCGCATCAAAATCGAAGCCAACGAATCGGCAACCAGCTATGTCAGCTTCGCGGAAAAAGCCGATGGGAAATCCACGGATAACACGCTCACGCTGAGCCAGGATGACAAAACCCTCCAGATCTCGACCGGGGCGGTGA of the Terrimicrobium sacchariphilum genome contains:
- a CDS encoding type I polyketide synthase; its protein translation is MSLEPQSDRRIAIVGAGCRMPPSATSLAAFWKFLVRGGSASKALKKDRWDWRQYYDEDQNRPGKSYAAKASYLDQDVRQFDPLAFGMSPREAESLDPQQRLLLESAWEAFEDAGYPLHKMSGSSTGVFVGGFCLDHMVMQAQPSNRHLVNAHSAGGVMMTVLSNRLSHAFNLRGPSVTMDTACSSSLVALHYACQSLLLGECRMALAGGVNVMTRPEFPIIMSKGHFLSPHGECHTFDETAAGYGRGEGAGVLLLKKLEDALADGDQIHAVVRASGVNQDGHTDGISLPNSAAQEELIRKVYSTAGVPVAEVDYVEAHGTGTQAGDSAELGALHRSFSEGRSRNLIVGSVKSNIGHLEAAAGVAGVLKTIGILKNRQVPKNLHFKKPNPNIPFSEYCVEVAKETKALPAPAEKPTVYAAINSFGYGGTNAHVLLESAPDRKAVPAADGGSAVRVIPFSAQSDKALRDLAGKFAFLLGQPGYGTLEDFAHTAAHRRSHLNFRGVALASSLETLRAQFIAASTGEAHDGLVTGAGSAEPGAGLVFVYTGMGPQWWGMGQELVKTQPIVEQTLDEIDAIFQPLAGWSLKEAMMADEASSRMARTELAQPANFALQVALTRLWASYGIHPSAVVGHSVGEVASSYVAGVYSLEEAVRVSYYRSQLQQSAAGQGAMLAVGLPEADALALLGNAPGVSIAAVNSFNAVTLSGDTEQLKAIAAGLEERGIFNKFLRVEVAYHSPQMEPLREPLLTALSGLAPKPARIPLYSTGYGRIIPAEEWSAECWWHNVRQPVRFAAAIQALIEDGFASFLEVGPHPVLGNSIKECAAHLEQKVRCFVSLRRAEPEMARLLSTIGELYCAGYDPDWAALAPAHGVFLPGPQYPWQRETLWVESERSKMERLGLPGPVYLNRSLIALNPTWEVEINRNYFPFLFDHGVQDQTVFAGMGYIEAAISLNKQVNSSVAVVLENVSFERVLVVDYSKLQYLVTEYDSEEGRFSISSRTEGEEIGNLRHCRGRLLPQAQPVARKLDLAALQAKCATPVDREAFYDDLSRRGLHYGPTFRPTRDIWIGEDSYLLRLDASDTLADETHFLHPTLFDAAIQPILYRSGMAGLYVPFSIEQFEYHSRPGSKELFVYGELTSRTSSRLVAHVWLMDAQGVVHAHGRHMSLQAIDMKAGESAESPYYQLHWKQAPLSGESRESVSGAVILADPRDSDLALANELSAALPGSELIVREFAGGASRGDFSSILGAAALANRGRIILLWGSGGQVMEDILAASELSERLVALLQAAAMMPEPVVDITSVTVGAKAVNDGEIITNWLAFSLNAIGMVAQNEYDAIRFRSIDLDSAGSQAVLDELAAGSNGEIAYRAGERLENILESLDEGNSAVHVETRSLDEPVELQVGIKGKIDSLYYEPSERVDPGPGQIEVRIHASALNYKDLLKVEGRLHPGAVEGTYNEGEFGMECAGVVLRAGPGSAFAAGDRIIAVLTRGFRSIATIDEGFAVRIPQGFGMDMAAVPVVYLAAYHGLVTIANLQRGERVLIHHASGGLGMAAIEIARWRGAEIYATSGSEEKQQYLRGLGISHVYSSRTLDFGQRIREDTGNEGVDVVIGAQTGQAMHVSLNLLRTGGRYIEIGKKDIAEDNSLPLRAFNRNLIFASVDMDRLARERPSFVQQTLRAVVDHFAQGDFKPGPVRVYPAAEIKAAFAEMERSQHIGKLLVDFSQGEVEVLVKEQPAPVCHRDGSYIVTGGTSGFGVVSAEWLASQGAGKIYLVSRSGKKAGGLSEAMARIEAAGAEVEVLSVDVTDAAQVSELVCQANAAPYALRGVIHGAMVLDDAMMADMTAERFRKVFLPKVAGALNLAAAVKGSTTLDFLVFYSSISSVIGNRGQTSYVGANRTLDGLATVLRARGIPAISLNWGALAESGVVARDERLGTVLASSGITGLGNREALQALGTVLRAGKEQIGVFLMDWEKWRDANPKLAGHALFRDQTMRSQTAGNEVMARILEELTDASREQRMRVLEDRLQDVLAKTLRMSKDTIPMTRKLNEMGVDSLMVLELSLGIKEQIGLNFSAMEFLKGPTLRQLATLAESRLWGT
- a CDS encoding response regulator — protein: MSTSLDLPRILMIDDEPDLPQIVENLLVDICTVEGYPTGELGIEAAARKIFPVAIVDLQIKSPQGSQVLQGIEIMESIRRSSPFTQIIILTANASMESAISAVNQGAFQYLVKPFLRAPLRKTISEALKAYEAALLADERLSLTNGHFQSFGLTPRLADIAEGILDGQTNEEIAKRLKIADRTVEKHVERLLAHFGIHSRFLLESKLIKMLRQLRKSDSWSFTRGEYQRSEPDGDV
- a CDS encoding Gfo/Idh/MocA family protein, with protein sequence MKPRIALVGVSGFAGVYYEDLVTRAAAGGLDLVAATVINQEAEPLKCAGLRRAGCRIYSRYEDMLEAEGGRVDLCIIPTGIHLHAPMTLAALEVGWNVLLEKPAAATIAEVEQMKLAEARSGRFVAVAYQHMYAPETMLLKRALCEGLVGELQAVKCLGLWPRDGAYYCRNDWAGRIRVKGRWVLDAPFNNALAHWLNLMIFFTGEKVLRAGSPVSLEAELYRARQIESCDTACFRIGTDSGADVYFWVGHSCARELGPVMEIRGSAGAVRWAGKQIVHRDAKGERIFASCSDSSALRKYLLDAVLARLRDEPVFLCDLDIAGQQTVISNTAFEIAQIHSIEGEYLIPTPEQPGELHIGGIEQQSIRAFAEEKMWSELSTGWTKPPTRTVFAPAIEPAPLVSLVS
- a CDS encoding rhamnogalacturonan acetylesterase, with the translated sequence MTFFRCLGACAGIFLLSTSVPMGAKAETVVVLVGDSTVADWAKEKPARGWGQLLPEYLVEDSRVMNLAVCGASTKTFPDTGNWQKAVGSGAKYMLIQFGHNDSHAPDKPESTKADGEFTANLERFITEARHAGITPVLVTPVHRRMYGADGKPSTELAPYAAATRKVAEKMNVPLIDLYAVSGEYFEKIGESGSVGITVSDTDRSHFTEQGARQIAGFVAAGLKDTSPETAQLVKP